From a single Sphingobium lignivorans genomic region:
- the wecC gene encoding UDP-N-acetyl-D-mannosamine dehydrogenase, translating to MPIEHDTRVAVIGLGYIGLPTAALIARSGMKVLGVDVTPHVVETVNSGRVHIEEVDLDGLVQGVVARGTLRASLEIEPADVFVIAVPTPVSENHAPDISFVLAAARTIAPVLAAGNVVILESTSPVGTTEAVRDALQALRPDLRMPGTAANGAGNGPDISIAYCPERVLPGRILIELVNNDRCIGGITPRCARKALTFYRRFVRGECITTNARAAEMVKLVENSYRDVNIAFANELSVIADTMGIDVWEVIRLANRHPRVNILQPGPGVGGHCIAVDPWFLVHGDPTNSRIIRTAREVNLAKTDYVVEQASRLIDDHPGAQVACLGLAFKPNIDDFRESPALEVAQRLAKRYGARIRLVEPYAQALPATFDGTGATLIDIDDAIETCGVFVALVDHDVFKSVPLDERSDKAVYDTRGMWPDQPASATPHMALRRAG from the coding sequence ATGCCCATTGAGCATGACACCAGAGTAGCGGTTATCGGCCTTGGCTATATCGGCCTTCCGACGGCGGCGCTGATCGCCCGCTCGGGCATGAAGGTGCTGGGCGTCGACGTGACTCCGCATGTGGTCGAGACGGTGAACAGCGGCCGCGTCCACATCGAGGAAGTCGATCTCGACGGACTGGTGCAGGGCGTCGTTGCGCGCGGCACGCTGCGTGCCTCGCTCGAGATCGAGCCTGCCGACGTGTTCGTCATCGCGGTGCCCACGCCGGTGAGCGAGAACCACGCGCCGGACATCTCCTTCGTGCTGGCGGCGGCGCGCACGATCGCGCCGGTGCTGGCAGCGGGCAATGTCGTGATCCTCGAAAGCACCTCGCCTGTGGGTACCACCGAGGCGGTACGGGATGCGTTGCAGGCGTTACGGCCGGATCTGCGCATGCCGGGGACGGCAGCAAACGGAGCGGGCAATGGCCCCGACATCTCCATCGCTTATTGCCCCGAGCGCGTGTTGCCGGGCCGCATCCTCATCGAGCTCGTCAACAATGATCGCTGCATCGGCGGCATCACGCCCCGCTGCGCGCGCAAGGCACTGACGTTCTACCGTCGCTTTGTGCGTGGCGAATGCATCACCACCAATGCCCGGGCGGCCGAGATGGTGAAGCTGGTCGAGAACAGCTATCGGGACGTGAACATCGCCTTCGCCAACGAGTTGAGCGTGATCGCGGACACGATGGGCATCGACGTGTGGGAAGTCATCCGGCTCGCCAATCGTCATCCGCGCGTGAACATCCTCCAGCCCGGGCCGGGCGTGGGAGGCCATTGCATCGCGGTGGACCCCTGGTTCCTCGTCCATGGCGACCCGACGAACAGCCGGATCATCCGCACCGCGCGCGAGGTTAACCTCGCCAAGACGGACTATGTGGTGGAGCAGGCCAGCCGCCTCATTGACGATCATCCCGGCGCGCAGGTCGCCTGCCTCGGCCTCGCGTTCAAACCCAATATCGACGATTTCCGGGAAAGCCCCGCGCTCGAGGTCGCGCAGCGGCTGGCGAAGCGTTATGGCGCCCGGATACGGCTCGTGGAGCCTTATGCGCAGGCGCTACCTGCCACGTTTGACGGCACCGGTGCCACGCTCATCGACATCGACGATGCCATCGAGACGTGCGGTGTCTTCGTCGCGCTGGTGGATCATGACGTCTTCAAGTCCGTGCCGCTCGACGAGCGGTCCGACAAGGCGGTCTACGATACCCGCGGCATGTGGCCAGACCAGCCGGCATCGGCAACGCCGCACATGGCCCTGCGCCGGGCGGGCTGA